From the Octadecabacter antarcticus 307 genome, one window contains:
- a CDS encoding helix-turn-helix transcriptional regulator — protein MNTAHTPYHPTAKHPHPVALRARDLAERLGVSERHIHRLAKHPDPAVRLPSAFKVGRATFWRFSDIMAWIDRQAENTGA, from the coding sequence ATGAACACCGCACACACCCCTTACCACCCAACCGCAAAACACCCGCACCCGGTCGCGCTAAGGGCGCGTGATCTTGCCGAACGGCTTGGCGTGTCTGAACGGCATATCCACCGCCTTGCGAAACATCCGGACCCGGCAGTGCGCCTGCCGAGTGCTTTCAAGGTCGGGCGCGCTACGTTTTGGCGCTTTTCGGACATTATGGCGTGGATTGATCGCCAAGCGGAGAACACCGGAGCCTAA
- a CDS encoding AzlC family ABC transporter permease — MSRATQKSYYWIGFRTGLPFLLVVMPFGMLFGVVATDAGFTSVQTMAFSSVVFAGAAQFTALQLMAEDAPFLIVVATALAVNLRMAMYSASLAMWLGRAPLWKRALIAYVNVDQSYAVSMNRFEDVPDLSLSQRIAFFFGAVTPVSPMWVVATGLGIWLGDTIPDWMALDFAVPICFLAIIAPMMRTLAHMVSAVVSIILALVFSGLPYNLGLLVAAAVAMIVGAQIELWMHRRAQA, encoded by the coding sequence ATGTCGCGCGCGACCCAGAAATCATATTATTGGATTGGCTTTCGCACGGGCCTGCCGTTCCTGTTGGTGGTCATGCCGTTTGGGATGCTGTTTGGCGTCGTCGCGACTGATGCGGGATTTACCAGCGTGCAAACCATGGCGTTTTCGTCCGTGGTGTTTGCTGGTGCCGCGCAGTTCACCGCACTACAATTGATGGCCGAAGACGCACCGTTCCTGATCGTGGTCGCAACAGCGCTTGCGGTGAATTTGCGCATGGCCATGTATTCAGCGTCTTTGGCGATGTGGCTTGGCCGCGCACCGCTGTGGAAACGCGCATTGATTGCCTACGTGAATGTCGATCAAAGCTACGCGGTGTCGATGAACCGCTTTGAGGATGTGCCTGATTTGTCGCTGTCCCAACGCATCGCGTTCTTTTTTGGCGCGGTAACACCGGTGAGTCCGATGTGGGTTGTGGCAACGGGCCTTGGTATTTGGTTGGGGGATACGATTCCCGACTGGATGGCATTGGATTTCGCTGTGCCGATCTGTTTCCTCGCGATTATTGCACCTATGATGCGCACTCTGGCGCATATGGTGTCGGCTGTCGTGTCCATCATTCTGGCGCTGGTGTTTTCCGGATTGCCCTACAACCTTGGCCTTTTGGTCGCAGCGGCTGTCGCCATGATCGTCGGCGCGCAGATTGAACTGTGGATGCACCGGAGGGCGCAGGCGTGA
- a CDS encoding acyl-CoA dehydrogenase: protein MPYRSPITDFRFIMDHVVGFHQVAATDRFAEATPDMCDAILTEAAKLSDEVLAPLQKLGDQHPAVLENGVVRTSPGFGDGFKAIANGGWIGISASTENGGMGLPLTLATTVNDMMAGACLSLQLNPLMCQGQIEALEHHASDAIKDLYLPKLISGEWAGTMNLTEPQAGSDVGALRSTAVPNDDGSYAISGQKIYISWADNDFTENVCHLVLARLPDGVAGTKGISLFMVPKRIPDADGNLGERNDLRVISLEHKMGLHGSPTAVMEYAGAKGWLVGEKHAGMAAMFTMMNNARLGVATQGIGVAEAAYQHALAYAMDRKQGKAGGTGTIAEHADVRRMLASMKADIFAARAISLANAVAIDMANATGDGAWTARAALLTPISKAFGTDIGVEITSTGIQTHGGMGFIEETGAAQYARDVRVTTIYEGTNGIQAMDLVARKMMDGGDAAFALLDEIEAAADAAKATMPDLAEPVWQAAETLRETTEWLATQDITDRFAGAVPYLRAFARVLGGHYHLTAAAQGDGTRKRLATFYIKRILPEHTGLLAHVREGGDDLMAITLDDLVA from the coding sequence ATGCCCTATCGTTCACCGATCACTGATTTCCGTTTCATTATGGACCATGTCGTGGGCTTCCACCAAGTCGCCGCGACAGATCGGTTTGCCGAAGCCACGCCTGATATGTGTGACGCGATCCTGACTGAGGCCGCAAAACTGAGCGATGAGGTTCTGGCACCGCTGCAAAAGTTGGGCGATCAGCATCCGGCCGTTCTGGAAAACGGCGTTGTGCGCACCTCGCCCGGATTTGGCGACGGGTTCAAAGCCATCGCAAACGGTGGCTGGATCGGCATTTCAGCCTCCACCGAAAACGGTGGCATGGGATTGCCGCTGACGCTGGCGACCACAGTGAACGATATGATGGCAGGCGCTTGCCTGTCCCTGCAACTCAACCCGCTGATGTGCCAAGGCCAAATCGAAGCGCTGGAACATCATGCCAGCGACGCGATCAAGGACCTGTATCTGCCGAAACTAATTTCGGGTGAATGGGCAGGCACAATGAACCTGACCGAACCTCAGGCTGGATCGGACGTTGGCGCGTTGCGTTCCACGGCGGTACCCAACGATGACGGCAGCTATGCGATTTCTGGCCAAAAAATATATATCTCATGGGCGGACAACGATTTCACTGAAAACGTCTGCCACCTTGTGCTTGCACGTTTGCCTGACGGCGTTGCTGGCACCAAAGGTATCAGCCTGTTTATGGTCCCGAAACGGATCCCCGACGCGGATGGAAATCTAGGCGAGCGTAACGATCTGCGGGTGATTAGCTTGGAACATAAGATGGGCCTGCACGGATCGCCAACGGCGGTTATGGAATACGCGGGCGCCAAGGGCTGGCTGGTTGGCGAAAAACACGCAGGCATGGCCGCGATGTTCACGATGATGAATAACGCCCGCCTCGGCGTTGCGACGCAAGGCATCGGTGTCGCCGAAGCTGCGTATCAGCACGCGCTGGCCTACGCGATGGACCGCAAACAGGGTAAAGCTGGTGGAACAGGGACCATTGCCGAACACGCTGACGTGCGCCGTATGCTGGCGTCAATGAAGGCTGATATTTTCGCCGCCCGCGCTATTTCGCTGGCCAATGCAGTCGCGATCGACATGGCCAACGCCACGGGGGACGGCGCGTGGACCGCGCGCGCAGCACTGCTCACCCCGATATCAAAAGCGTTCGGAACTGATATTGGTGTTGAGATCACATCGACTGGTATCCAGACCCACGGTGGCATGGGGTTCATCGAAGAAACTGGCGCGGCGCAATACGCCCGCGACGTGCGCGTCACCACAATTTACGAAGGTACCAACGGCATCCAAGCCATGGACCTTGTAGCGCGCAAAATGATGGACGGTGGCGATGCGGCCTTTGCATTGCTTGATGAAATTGAAGCCGCCGCTGACGCCGCCAAAGCAACGATGCCAGATTTGGCGGAACCCGTCTGGCAAGCAGCAGAAACGCTGCGCGAAACAACCGAATGGCTGGCCACGCAGGATATAACCGACCGTTTCGCAGGCGCGGTTCCCTACTTGCGCGCCTTTGCAAGGGTGCTCGGCGGGCATTATCATCTGACCGCTGCGGCGCAGGGTGACGGGACGCGCAAGCGCCTCGCGACATTCTACATCAAGCGTATCTTGCCCGAACACACAGGCCTTCTGGCCCATGTGCGCGAGGGTGGCGATGATCTGATGGCAATCACGCTGGACGATCTGGTTGCCTGA
- a CDS encoding aa3-type cytochrome c oxidase subunit IV, with protein MPDHKHGEMDISVQEKTFNGFMSMVTKIAVIIVISLILLALING; from the coding sequence ATGCCTGATCATAAGCACGGCGAAATGGACATAAGCGTTCAGGAAAAAACCTTCAACGGCTTCATGAGCATGGTGACGAAAATCGCTGTCATTATCGTCATCTCGCTCATCCTTCTGGCCCTGATCAACGGATAA
- a CDS encoding L-threonylcarbamoyladenylate synthase, whose protein sequence is MNNLTTRIFVTDRTELDKAACVLAGGGLVAFPTETVYGLGVDACNSDAVARLYLAKGRPSFNPLIVHIGSIEAAQQFVDFDDTALALAQAFWPGALTLVLPLRHDSTISPLVTAGLGTLAIRVPDHGVANRLLAAFGGPIAAPSANPSGQVSPTKFAHVRDLMSGRIDGVIDGGDCGVGLESTIIAMKPVPTLLRAGGLPVEAIEAALGYNLALTGETSAPSSPGQLASHYAPKGTVRLNARSVETGETLLGFGPVEAVINLSSSGDLVQAAAGLFDALHQLNAMGAARIAVSPIPDHGLGRAINDRLRRAAAPR, encoded by the coding sequence ATGAATAATTTGACCACACGCATCTTTGTGACTGATCGCACTGAACTGGACAAGGCTGCATGCGTTCTGGCTGGCGGCGGGCTTGTCGCGTTTCCGACTGAAACGGTTTATGGGCTGGGTGTGGACGCGTGCAACAGTGACGCTGTCGCGCGGCTTTACCTCGCGAAGGGACGGCCAAGTTTCAATCCGCTCATTGTGCATATTGGATCCATTGAAGCGGCGCAGCAGTTTGTAGATTTTGATGACACCGCGCTGGCGCTGGCGCAGGCGTTTTGGCCCGGTGCGTTGACTTTGGTCCTGCCATTGCGCCACGACAGTACGATTTCGCCACTGGTGACCGCAGGTCTGGGGACTTTGGCAATACGCGTGCCGGATCACGGTGTTGCCAATAGGTTGCTGGCTGCGTTTGGCGGGCCGATTGCCGCGCCATCTGCCAATCCGTCAGGGCAGGTTAGTCCGACGAAATTTGCCCATGTCCGCGACCTAATGTCGGGCCGGATTGATGGAGTTATAGACGGTGGTGATTGTGGTGTGGGGTTGGAATCGACGATTATCGCGATGAAACCTGTGCCGACTTTGCTGCGCGCAGGTGGCCTTCCAGTTGAGGCAATAGAGGCGGCTTTGGGATATAATTTAGCGCTTACTGGGGAAACGTCCGCACCGTCTTCACCGGGTCAATTGGCGTCACATTATGCACCGAAAGGCACGGTGCGGTTGAACGCGCGATCGGTGGAAACGGGTGAGACGTTGTTGGGTTTTGGCCCGGTTGAGGCAGTGATAAATCTATCCTCGTCAGGTGATTTGGTACAAGCTGCCGCAGGCTTGTTTGATGCGTTGCACCAGTTAAATGCGATGGGGGCTGCGCGGATTGCAGTGTCGCCGATCCCGGATCACGGGCTGGGCCGCGCAATCAATGATCGGTTGCGGCGCGCGGCTGCACCACGTTAA
- a CDS encoding AzlD domain-containing protein, protein MTATYIWAIIIVLGVGTYLIRFSFLGLIGGKDLPEWVLRHLRYTAVAVLPGLVAPLVLWPAATGGEVDPARLSAALVTFGVGLLTRNVVAAITLGGATLFGMVWLTGAY, encoded by the coding sequence ATGACCGCGACCTATATCTGGGCCATCATCATAGTGCTGGGCGTCGGCACCTATTTGATCCGCTTTTCGTTTCTTGGCCTGATCGGGGGCAAGGACCTGCCGGAATGGGTGTTGCGGCATCTGCGCTACACGGCTGTTGCGGTCTTGCCGGGGTTGGTCGCGCCGCTGGTTTTGTGGCCCGCCGCAACGGGCGGCGAAGTCGACCCTGCGCGGCTGAGTGCTGCGTTGGTCACATTCGGGGTTGGGCTGCTTACCCGCAATGTCGTGGCCGCCATCACCTTGGGCGGAGCCACGCTGTTTGGTATGGTTTGGTTAACCGGCGCTTATTGA
- a CDS encoding tyrosine-type recombinase/integrase, which produces MAQTLHRLTDKQIAAAAAGANLNDGGGLSYRVAKGSGAGKWAFRFTSRDADFVAQQEARGSAVRQRDMGLGTYPSTTLAAARKKATAFRLMVSDGHDPIEQDRRAGEAGQKKALEDVKALSAAEMTFGRYADENFLPEMLPRFANAAHVQQWEATFATHAKTLRNKPLAAINRIDVLGVLKPIWETKNPTATRSRERIERLFSHAIQNGHFKGDNPAAWTQFDHTLSAPKKLTRGHHNAIPHGRVAELFMAISARQEGSMSALMLEWITLSACRTGEARFAVWDEIDLELMIWAIPAERMKMRRGHEVPITKRMAAILADVKVRQGAVGECGPHVFSEDGSKALSKMTALMFMRRLKGFEEFTVHGLRATFKTWTASETTFPRELIEEQLAHQLGAVERAYMRGSAVERRRPMMEAWADHCAGLEANEDAVNVVTLTSGRGA; this is translated from the coding sequence ATGGCACAAACGCTTCACCGCCTGACTGACAAGCAAATCGCCGCCGCCGCTGCCGGGGCCAACCTTAATGATGGCGGCGGGTTGTCTTATCGCGTCGCCAAAGGCTCTGGCGCGGGCAAGTGGGCGTTTCGCTTCACGTCACGCGATGCAGACTTTGTAGCGCAACAAGAGGCACGGGGAAGTGCCGTGCGGCAGCGTGATATGGGTTTGGGCACCTATCCCAGCACAACATTGGCTGCTGCCCGTAAGAAGGCCACTGCATTCCGCCTGATGGTGAGCGACGGGCATGACCCGATTGAACAGGATCGCCGTGCAGGGGAGGCAGGGCAAAAGAAAGCCTTAGAAGACGTAAAGGCGCTAAGCGCAGCCGAAATGACATTCGGGCGCTACGCCGATGAAAACTTTTTGCCAGAAATGCTACCGCGCTTTGCCAACGCCGCGCACGTCCAGCAATGGGAAGCAACGTTCGCCACCCACGCTAAGACGCTGCGTAACAAGCCGCTGGCCGCGATCAACCGTATTGACGTGTTGGGCGTCCTCAAGCCGATTTGGGAAACGAAGAACCCCACGGCAACGCGGTCGCGCGAACGCATCGAACGTCTATTCAGCCACGCCATTCAAAACGGGCACTTTAAGGGGGATAACCCGGCAGCATGGACGCAGTTTGACCATACCCTGTCCGCACCAAAGAAGCTGACGCGGGGCCACCACAACGCAATTCCCCATGGACGTGTCGCGGAACTGTTCATGGCCATATCAGCACGTCAGGAAGGCAGCATGTCTGCGCTGATGTTGGAGTGGATCACACTGTCCGCCTGCCGGACAGGCGAAGCCCGCTTTGCGGTCTGGGATGAAATCGACCTCGAACTAATGATCTGGGCCATTCCCGCCGAACGCATGAAAATGCGCCGGGGCCACGAAGTGCCGATCACAAAGCGCATGGCCGCAATTCTGGCGGACGTGAAGGTCCGGCAGGGGGCAGTGGGTGAGTGCGGTCCGCATGTGTTCAGCGAAGACGGCAGCAAAGCCCTGTCTAAAATGACCGCGCTGATGTTCATGCGCCGCTTGAAAGGCTTTGAAGAATTCACGGTCCACGGTTTGCGGGCAACATTCAAGACTTGGACCGCGTCCGAAACGACTTTTCCCCGTGAGTTGATCGAAGAACAACTGGCGCACCAGCTTGGCGCGGTAGAGCGGGCCTATATGCGAGGGTCCGCAGTAGAGCGCCGTCGCCCGATGATGGAGGCGTGGGCCGACCACTGCGCGGGCTTGGAAGCGAACGAGGACGCCGTCAACGTAGTGACGCTTACGTCCGGCAGGGGAGCATAG
- a CDS encoding DUF6356 family protein → MSNLSTTTRTSLIDRWFLAHPATVDETYFQHMRFAGGFAFWLMVAGGAALVHSVIPALCETTAGRILGKLTARMNARH, encoded by the coding sequence ATGTCCAACCTCAGCACAACGACCCGTACCAGCTTGATTGACCGCTGGTTTCTTGCCCATCCCGCAACGGTGGACGAAACCTATTTCCAGCATATGCGGTTTGCAGGTGGCTTTGCGTTCTGGCTGATGGTTGCAGGGGGCGCTGCCCTGGTACATTCGGTGATCCCTGCACTGTGCGAAACGACCGCTGGCCGTATTTTGGGCAAGTTGACCGCGCGGATGAACGCACGGCACTAG
- a CDS encoding Lrp/AsnC family transcriptional regulator: MKHELDTIDQRILAILQTDATQSVDAISDQVALSRNACWRRIKAMEANGIIRARVALLDPIKIGCPLTVLVLIRTDHHSDSWRKDFAAAIAALPEITSAQRMTGDLDYVLKVRLADVVAYDLFYKRLTSRISVSDISASFVMEDIKDTTALPF, translated from the coding sequence ATGAAGCATGAACTCGATACAATCGACCAGCGCATCCTTGCTATATTGCAAACTGATGCCACGCAATCTGTCGACGCGATTTCGGATCAGGTCGCCCTGTCGCGCAATGCCTGTTGGCGGCGGATCAAAGCGATGGAGGCCAATGGCATTATCCGCGCACGCGTCGCGCTGCTTGATCCGATCAAGATCGGTTGCCCCCTGACTGTGTTGGTGTTGATCCGCACAGATCACCATTCCGACAGTTGGCGCAAAGATTTTGCGGCCGCAATCGCCGCCCTGCCTGAAATTACGTCAGCCCAGCGCATGACGGGTGATCTGGATTACGTGCTCAAGGTGCGGCTCGCGGATGTTGTGGCATATGATCTATTTTACAAACGCCTGACATCACGGATTTCTGTATCGGATATTTCCGCCAGTTTCGTTATGGAAGACATCAAAGACACCACGGCTCTGCCGTTTTAG
- a CDS encoding YqgE/AlgH family protein, which yields MTDTTDLTGKLLIAMPDMGDPRFDRAVIFMCAHSADGAMGLMVNKPAPDVRFSDLLEQLSIDEGDQTTDIRIHIGGPVETGRGFVLHTSDYASGAGTMEVAGGFAMTATLDILEDIATGSGPKRSMLGLGYTGWGPGQIESELVKNGWLVCDATDDILFGRAAEHKWTAALKVLGVDPLMLSASGGSA from the coding sequence ATGACAGATACCACTGACCTTACTGGCAAACTTTTGATTGCGATGCCCGATATGGGTGATCCGCGCTTTGATCGCGCGGTGATCTTCATGTGCGCGCATTCTGCCGACGGTGCTATGGGGCTAATGGTCAACAAACCCGCGCCGGACGTGCGATTTTCGGACCTTTTGGAACAGTTGTCGATCGACGAAGGCGACCAGACCACCGATATCCGCATTCACATTGGCGGGCCCGTTGAAACAGGCCGCGGATTTGTGTTGCATACGTCTGATTATGCATCGGGCGCTGGCACCATGGAGGTCGCGGGCGGCTTCGCAATGACTGCCACCCTTGATATCCTTGAAGACATTGCAACCGGCAGCGGGCCGAAACGGTCGATGTTGGGGCTCGGGTATACCGGCTGGGGTCCGGGGCAGATTGAAAGTGAGTTGGTCAAAAACGGCTGGCTGGTGTGTGACGCGACAGATGACATCCTGTTCGGTCGCGCCGCCGAACATAAATGGACTGCGGCGCTTAAGGTCCTTGGCGTAGATCCGTTGATGTTATCAGCGTCGGGTGGGTCAGCCTAA
- a CDS encoding DUF6173 family protein: MDNKIATSAEAFEADAIPRIHEVHVDPTKCAPDASAIKAQKTPKSPARWAYERLILYIQNFEKQLDNEHEVAMGFAGDSSGVIKIEGMGYYDPDIITFYGSDPSGAKTQLIQHVSQLSVKLRALPKQVETAEPERIGFRLAAELDSVDATS; encoded by the coding sequence ATGGACAATAAGATCGCCACCTCCGCCGAAGCGTTTGAGGCCGACGCCATTCCGCGTATTCATGAGGTCCATGTCGATCCGACCAAATGCGCCCCCGACGCCAGCGCCATAAAGGCACAAAAGACACCCAAAAGTCCCGCGCGTTGGGCCTATGAGCGCCTCATCCTCTATATTCAGAATTTCGAAAAGCAGCTCGACAATGAACACGAAGTCGCGATGGGGTTCGCGGGCGACAGTTCCGGCGTCATCAAGATTGAAGGTATGGGGTATTACGACCCCGATATCATCACCTTTTATGGGTCAGATCCATCCGGCGCCAAAACGCAGCTGATCCAACATGTTAGCCAGCTATCAGTCAAGCTGCGCGCGCTCCCCAAACAGGTTGAAACGGCAGAACCGGAACGGATCGGATTTCGATTGGCAGCTGAACTGGACAGTGTTGATGCGACGTCCTGA
- a CDS encoding MBL fold metallo-hydrolase, whose amino-acid sequence MPDLIRYPWSEPPELGKAIEVADGVLWMRLPLPMALDHVNVYALDDGIGWTVIDTGVDSRKTRAIWDDLLAGPLAGKPVSRVIGTHHHPDHIGLAGWFQDAGAGLAMPRTAWLMARMLTLDEQPTYPSQSIEFYKRAGMADDLLAKRRKDRPFNFADCVHPMPLGFTRLQDGGTIRMGGRTWTIRMGNGHAPEHATFWSQDDNLVIGGDQLLPSISPNIGVYPTEPDADPLAEWLEACERLAPFARTDHLVLGGHKLPFTGLPKRMQQLIENHHGALKRLIAHIAEPQRAGDCFKPLFKREIGEGVYGLALVESLAHLNHLHQTGQATRELRDGAYWFQAV is encoded by the coding sequence TTGCCTGATTTGATCCGCTATCCGTGGTCTGAACCGCCTGAGCTTGGCAAAGCAATCGAAGTCGCGGACGGCGTCCTTTGGATGCGCCTGCCACTGCCAATGGCGCTGGATCACGTCAATGTCTATGCGCTGGATGATGGGATCGGTTGGACGGTGATCGACACTGGAGTCGACAGCCGCAAAACCCGCGCCATTTGGGATGATTTGCTGGCCGGACCACTGGCAGGCAAACCTGTCAGCCGCGTTATTGGCACCCATCATCACCCTGATCACATCGGGCTGGCTGGTTGGTTTCAGGACGCTGGCGCGGGACTGGCGATGCCACGCACCGCATGGCTGATGGCACGGATGTTGACGTTGGACGAACAGCCCACTTACCCATCGCAGTCCATTGAATTTTACAAACGCGCAGGCATGGCTGATGATCTGTTGGCGAAACGCCGCAAGGATCGCCCCTTTAACTTCGCCGATTGCGTTCACCCAATGCCGCTGGGTTTCACCAGACTGCAAGACGGCGGGACCATCCGGATGGGCGGGCGCACATGGACCATCCGCATGGGCAATGGCCACGCGCCGGAACACGCAACGTTCTGGAGCCAGGATGACAATCTTGTCATAGGCGGCGATCAGTTGCTGCCGTCCATCAGCCCGAACATCGGTGTCTATCCAACCGAACCCGACGCCGACCCGCTGGCAGAATGGCTAGAAGCCTGCGAACGGCTGGCCCCTTTTGCGCGGACCGACCATCTGGTGCTTGGTGGCCATAAACTGCCGTTTACGGGCTTGCCAAAACGCATGCAGCAACTGATCGAAAATCATCATGGTGCGCTTAAGCGACTGATTGCCCACATCGCCGAACCCCAACGTGCTGGCGATTGCTTTAAGCCATTGTTCAAACGTGAGATCGGCGAGGGCGTTTACGGCCTAGCGCTCGTTGAATCCCTTGCCCACCTCAATCACCTGCACCAAACCGGCCAAGCCACGCGCGAATTGCGCGACGGGGCCTATTGGTTTCAGGCCGTCTGA
- a CDS encoding protein-disulfide reductase DsbD domain-containing protein has product MTYKIFTSILALCVAPPALAGPADGIVELEVLIGWRTDNGTHMAGLQLRLAPGWKTYWRTPGDGGIPPRFGWLGSQNLAAAAFHWPVPEVFDQNGMRSIGYTNVVVIPVEMTLNDPNTPAQMRGQIQIGVCEEICVPVLLDFDAVLPVGGARDPSIVAALLGRPMTEGEAGVGAVTCAIDPMIDGLRLTTRVEMAPTGGDEAVVIEAGDQQVWVSQPETWREGSVLFARSDMMHVSGGGFALNRSDVRITVLAGGKAVDIRGCDAAQ; this is encoded by the coding sequence ATGACTTATAAGATTTTTACATCAATTCTGGCTCTTTGTGTCGCGCCCCCCGCACTAGCAGGCCCTGCGGATGGTATCGTCGAGCTTGAGGTTTTGATCGGCTGGCGCACAGACAATGGCACCCACATGGCGGGTCTACAGCTACGACTTGCGCCGGGATGGAAGACCTATTGGCGCACGCCCGGCGATGGGGGCATCCCGCCACGATTTGGCTGGCTAGGGTCGCAGAATCTAGCAGCAGCTGCGTTTCATTGGCCTGTCCCCGAGGTTTTCGATCAAAACGGAATGCGATCTATCGGCTATACCAACGTCGTGGTTATTCCGGTCGAAATGACGCTCAACGATCCGAATACGCCCGCGCAGATGCGTGGGCAAATTCAGATTGGCGTTTGCGAAGAAATTTGCGTGCCGGTGCTGTTGGATTTTGACGCGGTTCTGCCTGTGGGCGGGGCGCGCGATCCGTCAATTGTAGCGGCGCTGCTTGGCCGACCCATGACCGAAGGCGAGGCAGGCGTTGGCGCGGTCACTTGCGCCATTGATCCGATGATCGACGGTTTGCGCCTGACAACCCGTGTCGAAATGGCCCCGACGGGTGGCGACGAAGCCGTGGTGATTGAGGCGGGCGATCAACAAGTCTGGGTGTCGCAACCAGAAACTTGGCGTGAGGGGAGCGTGCTGTTTGCGCGTTCTGACATGATGCATGTCAGTGGGGGTGGCTTTGCGTTGAACCGGTCAGACGTGCGTATTACGGTTCTGGCGGGTGGCAAGGCTGTCGATATTCGCGGCTGTGACGCCGCGCAGTAA